The DNA segment GCTGAACAGTTCGAGATCAAGCAACCGGACAAGGCGGAAAATGGAATAAAAAATGAGTATGCCCACAAAAATGTTGAGCGCCGCCGTTCCCCGCACCAGCCTGTAAAGCTGATAGCACAGCAAGGCCACCAGCACAATATCCAGCGCATCCTGCCAGCGGAAGGTAATAAATAAGGGAAAAAACGCCCCGAGCATAGGATACAAAGTAAAGAGTTTTTAGCGTTTCGTGAAGTTCAAATTAATTGTGCCGAACATCCTGCGCGTTCAACTGTTGTTTTTCTGATCTTTACCGCAAATTTCACACTCAAAACACAAACCATGAGCCTTACTGTCGGACAAACCGCCCCCGATTTTAAATTATTCAACACTGAAAAACAGGAAGTAAGCCTTTCGGCACAAAAAGGCAGCAATGTACTGCTGTTGTTCTTCCCCATGGCATTTACAAGCGTATGCACAGCAGAACTCTGCTCGGTGCGCGATAATATTGCTGCTTACAACACCGTAAACGCCAAAGTTTTCGGCATCAGCGTGGATTCGCCCTTTACCTTAGGCAAATTCAAAGCCGACCAGAACCTGAATTTCGATCTGCTTTCTGACTTCAATAAAGAAGTAAGCACCGCCTACGGTTCTATTTATGCCGATTTCGTGCTGGGTATGAAAGGCGTATCAAAACGCGCGGCATTTGTAATTGATGCAAACGGCACCATCCGCTATGCCGAAGTGCTTGAGAACGCCGGCGAGCAGCCTAATTTTGAGAATATCATGGCTGCGCTGAAGAGCCTCTAAGCCATTTGATTATTAAAGGCGCCGCTGCATGTATGTGCAGCGGCGTTTTTTTATGCATTGGCGGTTGCGCTGCCATTGCGTATTTTTGGTAAGCTACTGTTTTTCTTTATGCACAAACGCCCTTACCTGCTGTTACTCTTTCTTCTGGTTAGTCTTGCCCCGCTCCGCGCGCAGGAAACCCTGTTTATCCATTGCAACCAGCCCGCCGATACCGGCACCCGATTCATGCAGGGATTCCTGCACGGCAATCCGGCCGCACTTGATTCGGAAATGGTGGCTAAACTGCGGCCCGAATTCTGGCGGCTGGGGGCCTACTTTCTCGCAGGCAGCAGCTACGAGGATGCCGCCCGCTTCAATCCCGAAATCACCATCAACCTCAACGATCTGTACATGATCGTTAACAACATTCCTTCGCAAACACAAAGCCAGCCCTGGCAAAACAACTGGCAAAGCTGGGACAGCCTCCTTACTGCCGTTGTCACCAATTCGGTGGTTACGGGAAGTCCGGTTGACTATTGGGATCTTTGGGGTGAACCGGATAATTTCTGGACAGGCAATTACGCGCAGTGGATTGAAATGTACCGCCGTTCCGACAGTATTATTCACGGTATTATTCCCAATGCCCGTATTGTAGGTCCAGAATTCGGATTTGGCAGCTGTAATTTTTCGGTGACACCCATCCTGCATTTTCTCGACAGTTTGCATGCGGCTGGCGGCGAGGTGAATGCCGTTTCGTGGCACGAGTTCTGTGCGCCGGAAGATGTGCCTGTGCATGTACAGCAGGTGCGCGATTCGCTGGCCGTGCGCGCCTGGGCGGCCGGTTTGCCTGTTCTTATTCCTGAGTATGCCGGTCCGGCAAACAGCACCATTCCGGGCTGGAATGCCGGCTGGCTGTATTATCTCGAACAGGCCGGTGTGGACTGGGCCTCACACGCCTGCTGGAACGAAAGCAACAACGTGATAAGCTGGAGCAACTGCGAGCACGGCCTCAACGGTTTGTTTATGTACGACAATGCCACGCCGCAGCCCAACTACTGGCTGCACCGTGCCTACGCCGAAATCGGTGCTGCGCGGGTGAATACGTCATCTACACATGTGCGCACGGTGGCATTGGCAGGCGTGGATACCACACTGCAGGAACTGAAAATTATTGCCGGCCGGTACGATAATCCCAATCTTGGTTCGCACAATGCGCCGGCCAATGTAACCATACGCATCCGTCACTATCCGTTTGGCAGCAATGTTACGGTTCCGCTGGTGGTGCAGCGTATTCCGAGCAACAATGTGAGCTACTCGGTGCCGCTGGCAGCGCCGCAAACCACTTACACCGGCAGCATAACCTTCACCGCCGATTCGGCCGATGTGCTTTTGCCGGGCTTTGTGGATGGTGATGTGTATGTGCTGTATCTCAATCCAGCGCCGGGCAGTTTGCTGAGCATCCAGCCGCAGCCTGCACAAACCACTACACCCGAACTTCAGGTAATGCCCAATCCGGCGCGGCAAGAAGTGACACTGCACTGGCCGGGCGCCGGCAATGGCCGCATCACACTCTGCAATATGCAGGGAAAGGTGATTACGCAAACCACTGCGGCGGGCGCTTCGTGTGTGCTGGCATTAACA comes from the Bacteroidota bacterium genome and includes:
- a CDS encoding redoxin domain-containing protein, coding for MSLTVGQTAPDFKLFNTEKQEVSLSAQKGSNVLLLFFPMAFTSVCTAELCSVRDNIAAYNTVNAKVFGISVDSPFTLGKFKADQNLNFDLLSDFNKEVSTAYGSIYADFVLGMKGVSKRAAFVIDANGTIRYAEVLENAGEQPNFENIMAALKSL
- a CDS encoding T9SS type A sorting domain-containing protein, yielding MHKRPYLLLLFLLVSLAPLRAQETLFIHCNQPADTGTRFMQGFLHGNPAALDSEMVAKLRPEFWRLGAYFLAGSSYEDAARFNPEITINLNDLYMIVNNIPSQTQSQPWQNNWQSWDSLLTAVVTNSVVTGSPVDYWDLWGEPDNFWTGNYAQWIEMYRRSDSIIHGIIPNARIVGPEFGFGSCNFSVTPILHFLDSLHAAGGEVNAVSWHEFCAPEDVPVHVQQVRDSLAVRAWAAGLPVLIPEYAGPANSTIPGWNAGWLYYLEQAGVDWASHACWNESNNVISWSNCEHGLNGLFMYDNATPQPNYWLHRAYAEIGAARVNTSSTHVRTVALAGVDTTLQELKIIAGRYDNPNLGSHNAPANVTIRIRHYPFGSNVTVPLVVQRIPSNNVSYSVPLAAPQTTYTGSITFTADSADVLLPGFVDGDVYVLYLNPAPGSLLSIQPQPAQTTTPELQVMPNPARQEVTLHWPGAGNGRITLCNMQGKVITQTTAAGASCVLALTALPAGVYVVEWTRGQTRQTSRLVITE